A region of Vespula vulgaris chromosome 1, iyVesVulg1.1, whole genome shotgun sequence DNA encodes the following proteins:
- the LOC127065101 gene encoding dnaJ homolog subfamily C member 13 isoform X2 yields the protein MMPLKDNQDVACFLVTKHSWKGKYKRIFSIGSMGITTYNPGTLEVTNKWEYSEFISVQPTNKHQLGSCEFSITMRKERKVDTMKFSSEHRAHLLTEALKYRGQFAEKSKEILKYQAYKRHWSDTNLPIVLEVTPYSLDQLDPTTNMLLSSYCYKDFEGIATMKDFPNGFAIVCGGFGRLHLFSSDKMEEIKKKLLESAINNLGISIKVLKEPIETKDFVAQRLGKFSNDEHITSGSEFTVHKISPRYKGLQKRTLCLSDTCLLERDPQTYNICTLRPLSDIFALIRDNENPQLFTIQYLNGQTRSYTATDRDSLLASLLDGVRASGNRDAHVRMHPIARGKRLGPFNLPVDEEVEISHIKFLQQPPGGRTFAEILERFNANIPYSGLNYSITQDGLFTENKEKIILAALSTLVHKELEGNDEIEAQFHAIRRLVASKVGFTAFTSFPGFREAIGTRVVKALKREDCGVTQAAIDCICALMQPMHDDCDLRQEQLNKSSLLSSNKFLESLLEMWINHINHGTGALVVSAMLDLLTFALCVPYSETTDGKHFDNLLEMVAARGRSLFKLFQHPSLAIVKGAGLIMRAIIEEGAPEVAAKMQELALAEGALPRHLLYSLFTIGNDNRLLTHRQLCRHLVGLWVTGHPTAMGLLKRIMPVGLLNYLDSNEKVPDSFLEEERLNNRDNLKIAIDHASKNKKSQQWIMIERQMRLVEKHVEHALQHWGARVGIERREKIKERPIVLRKRRERIKSEANWKLFYYKFNQDHSLPNLIWNHKTREELRTALDHEIRAFTSDKELAGGTLIAWNYREFEVQYQCLSDEVKIGDYYLRLLLERDSPESPIRKSYEFFNDLYHRFLLTTKVEMKCLCLQAMTIVYGRYYEDIGPFSDTKYIVGMLDRCTDRMERDRLVMFIKKLILHRRNVKEIMDQNGVRALVDLLTLAHLHTSRAVVPTQTNVIEAGPQQERIMEKEWYYNDSDTRKGPISLKDLKNLYTTNKITYKTKVWAQGLDGWRMISQVPQLKWTLVARGIPVINESELATLILNILIKMCEYFPSRDADDAVIRPLPRVKRLLSDLQCLPHIVQLLLTFDPVLVERVATLLCEIMRDNADVSKIYLTGVFYFILMYTGSNVLPIARFLQLTHTKQAFRSDDNISSDIMQRSILGQLLPDAMVSYLENHGAEKFAQIFLGDFDTPEAIWNAEMRRMLIEKIAAHIADFTPKLRSHTMAKYQYIAIPAVRYPQLENELFCQIFYLRHLCDTVKFPQWPIPEPVQLLKDVLNAWKKEVEKKPPLMTVDEAYKVLGLPVGEQHNEANVRKSYYKLAQMYHPDKNPQGRDKFEAVNQAYEFLCSRSCWTTDGPNPDNIVLILRTQSILFHRYAEELRPYKYAGYPQLIKTIKLESDDERLFSKSAPLLAAASELAYHTVHCSALNAEELRREDGLEVLLNAYTRCVSVLNKSSKSNDIAVQVCMHITKCFAVAGSFSGCRDKIIELPQLVKDLCRILHFRHLTKLCSVATECVSSLATDSILQMELFKSDALWHLLLFMFNYDYTLEEGGVERTQDENRQEVANNLAKLAVKACARLGGYMTKENKTPNNSIIVNALEKLLTPYLARQLSKDKPEEILKTLNSNCSNPYLIWDNGTRAELNEYLEVKRLERLNGNENFEHDFGNFKYSAHAGELIIGEIFVKVYNEQPVFPIEDPKSFTINLLEFLSKSSNYLAPLGNVTLGKEYKEKLEHVVMALEALRNVIKNNPGIELQCMGHFKLLFGLVNCNNCKLVQKSALEVISNVTKNQECVSDIAANEVIVHLLLCLHSLKEYQLLALETLYALMSSTKIVKDALDKGAVVYVLDLFCNSSNIQVRETAAELLAKMSSDKLAGPKVKIELSKFLPRLFSEAIRDSPKQCVHMFETKHENPELIWDDESKGRVSRIIAELKDEYFALQRRNPNEKLNVPEAQKNIDIATNEPIVGGVYLRLFIASPAWALRKPKEFLNELMDTILTLMSKEKTDPEMLELTTQALVCLLQVQPILADQVPSLGHIPRLCKQMAMQNNQPSVYKTAILILHQLATSEICISSICQTECISPLKHAMQSRRDMIAIACETLNRLFSTNEDRLIKQALEAEMVPYLLNILEGRLDVIDNPATTKAQIVKALKAMTKSLLLGEKVIAILERSSVWAEYKDQRHDLFISNATNSGYLTGMTRFSNRYLCLNLNINIANRKIYLFDYLSAGTPVSAGYLTAGPSTTLTTGPPPVDKEDSLIRNDSI from the exons ATGATGCCACTAAAGGATAACCAGGATGTTGCATGCTTTCTGGTCACCAAACACTCATGGAAAGGGAA gtacaaacgtattttttctattgGATCCATGGGTATTACAACATATAATCCTGGGACCTTAGAGGTCACTAATAAATGGGAATACTCTGAATTTATTAGTGTACAACCTACAAATAAACATCAGTTGGGTTCCTGTGAATTCAGCATAACTATGCGGAAAGAACGTAAAGTTGATACAATGAAATTTAGTTCAGAACATAGAGCACATTTGTTAACAGAAGCACTTAAATATAGAGGTCAGTTTGCAgagaaatcaaaagaaattttg aaatatcaaGCTTATAAACGCCATTGGTCTGATACAAATTTACCAATAGTATTGGAAGTAACTCCATACAGTCTTGATCAGTTGGATCCTACAACGAACATGCTACTTTCCAGTTATTGTTATAAGGACTTTGAAGGCATTGCTACGATGAAAGACTTTCCTAATGGATTTGCGATTGTTTGCGGTGGATTTGGACGTTTACATCTTTTTTCATCTGATAAgatggaagaaataaaaaagaagctaTTGGAATctgcaataaataatttaggAATCAGTATAAAAGTTTTAAAGGAACCAATAGAAACAAAAGATTTTGTTGCACAAAGATTAGGCAAATTCAGTAATGATGAGCATATAACAAGCGGATCAGAATTTACTGTTCATAAAATTTCACCTAGATATAAAGGACTACAAAAAAGAACACTTTGTCTTTCCGATACTTGCTTATTGGAAAGGGACCCGCAgacgtataatatttgtacTCTTAGGCCACTATCAGACATTTTTGCCCTTATTCGTGATAATGAAAATCCACAATTGTTTACGATACAATATTTAAATGGACAAACAAGAAGTTACACTGCAACAGACAGAGATTCCCTGTTAGCTTCATTACTTGATGGTGTAAGAGCATCTGGGAATAGAGATGCTCATGTAAGAATGCATCCAATTGCAAGAGGAAAAAGACTAGGACCTTTTAATTTACCCGTTGatgaagaagtagaaataTCTCATATTAAATTCTTACAACAACCACCAGGAGGACGTACTTTTGCAGAAATTTTGGAAAGGTTTAATGCCAATATACCGTATAGTGGTCTCAATTATTCAATAACTCAAGAT GGACTTTTTActgagaataaagagaaaattatactTGCTGCCTTAAGCACCTTAGTACATAAAGAGCTAGAAGGGAATGACGAGATCGAAGCACAATTTCATGCTATACGAAGATTAGTAGCAAGTAAAGTTGGATTCACTGCATTCACTTCTTTTCCTGGATTTAGAGAAGCTATTGGTACTAGAGTTGTAAAGGcattaaagagagaagattgcGGTGTTACACAGGCTGCTATAGATTGTATATGTGCGCTTATGCAACCAATGCATGATGATTGTGACCTAAGGCAAGAACAATTAAACAAAAGCAGTCTTCTTAGTAGTAACAAATTTTTAGAAAGTTTACTTGAAATGTGGATTAATCATATT AATCATGGCACTGGTGCTTTAGTAGTTTCTGCCATGCTTGATCTATTAACTTTTGCATTATGTGTACCATATAGTGAAACTACGGACGGCAAACATTTTGACAACCTTTTAGAGATGGTTGCAGCAAGGGGTAGATctcttttcaaattatttcaacaTCCGTCACTGGCTATTGTTAAAGGAGCTGGTTTGATAATGAGAGCAATTATAGAAGAGGGTGCACCTGAGGTGGCTGCAAAAATGCAAGAATTAGCTCTTGCTGAAGGAGCTTTACCAAGGCATCTTTTATATAGTCTCTTTACTATTGGCAATGATAATAGACTTCTGACACATAGACAACTATGTAGACATTTAGTAGGATTATGGGTGACAGGACATCCTACAGCTATGGgattattaaaacgaattatg CCCGTCGGTTTGCTAAATTATTTAGACTCCAACGAAAAAGTTCCTGATTCatttctcgaagaagaaagattaaataatcgtgataatttaaaaatagcaATAGACCATGcatcgaagaataaaaaaagtcaGCAGTGGATTATGATCGAACGTCAAATGCGATTAGTAGAGAAACATGTGGAGCATGCTCTTCAACACTGGGGTGCACGCGTTGGTAtagaaagacgagaaaaaatcaaagaacgTCCAATAGTTTTAAGAAAACGCAGAGAAAGAATTAAGTCTGAAGCAAACTggaaattgttttattacaaattcaaTCAAGATCATTCGTTACCTAATTTAATATGGAATCATAAGACAAGAGAAGAATTAAGAACTGCTCTCGACCATGAAATACGTGCATTTACCTCGGATAAAGAATTAGCAGGTGGAACCTTAATTGCATGGAATTACAGAGAATTCGAAGTGCAATATCAGTGCCTATCAGACGAAGTCAAAATTGGAGATTATTACTTGAGGCTGCtattagaaagagatagccCAGAGAGTCCGATTCGAAAatc atatgaattttttaatgatttataccATAGATTCTTGTTAACAACAAAAGTCGAAATGAAGTGCCTTTGCTTGCAAGCAATGACTATAGTGTATGGACGATATTACGAAGATATTGGACCATTCTCAGACACAAAATATATAGTAGGAATGTTGGATCGGTGTACCGATAGAATGGAGCGTGATCGATTAGTTATGTTCATAAAGAAACTCATTCTACACAGAAGAAACGTTAAAGAGATAATGGATCAGAACGGTGTACGAGCGCTTGTAGATCTTTTAACATTAGCACATTTACATACTTCTCGTGCTGTGGTACCCACGCAAACTAATGTCATAGAAGCAGGTCCACAACAAGAGAGgataatggaaaaagaatGGTATTATAACGATAGCGATACGCGTAAGGGTCCTATAAGTCTAAaggatttgaaaaatttatatacgacAAATAAGATAACTTATAAAACAAAGGTTTGGGCACAAGGATTGGATGGATGGAGAATGATATCTCAAGTACCACAATTGAAATGGACTTTAGTTGCAAGAGGAATTCCAGTAATCAATGAAAGTGAATTAGCAactttgattttaaatatcttaattaaaatgtGCGAATACTTTCCAAGTAGAGATGCGGATGATGCTGTTATTAGACCATTACCACGTGTCAAACGTCTCTTGTCGGATCTTCAATGTTTGCCACATATTGTACAACTCTTACTGACCTTCGATCCCGTATTAGTCGAAAGAGTCGCTACATTATTGTGTGAAATAATGCGTGACAATGCAGATGTCTCCAAAATTTATCTCACCGGTgtcttttactttatattgATGTACACTGGTTCCAATGTTCTACCTATAGCAAGATTTTTACAATTGACACACACCAAACAAGCTTTTAGAAGCGATGAT AACATATCTTCCGACATTATGCAACGAAGCATTCTTGGTCAACTTTTACCCGATGCCATGGTGAGCTATTTAGAAAATCATGGTGCAGAGAAATTTGCACAAATATTTCTAGGTGATTTTGATACTCCGGAAGCAATTTGGAATGCCGAAATGAGAAGAATGCTTATAGAAAAGATAGCCGCACATATTGCCGATTTTACCCCGAAATTAAGAAGCCATACCATGGCcaaatatcaatatatcgCTATACCTGCTGTGAGGTATCCACaattagaaaatgaattattttgtcaaatattttatcttcggCATTTGTGCGATACTGTCAAATTTCCGCAATGGCCTATACCTGAACCT GTGCAATTATTAAAAGACGTATTGAATGCATGGAAAAAAGAGGTAGAAAAGAAACCACCTTTAATGACAGTCGATGAGGCTTACAAAGTATTAGGCTTGCCTGTTGGAGAACAACACAATGAAGCAAATGTTAGAAAATCATATTACAAATTAGCTCAAATGTATCATCCTGATAAAAATCCTCAAGGCAGA gatAAATTTGAGGCAGTTAATCAGGCATACGAATTTTTATGTAGTCGCAGCTGTTGGACTACCGACGGTCCGAATCCTGATAATATAGTACTTATTTTGAGAACACAAAGTATTCTTTTTCATAGATATGCAGAAGAACTTAGGCCGTATAAATATGCTGGTTATCCACAATTAATTAAGACGATCAAATTAGAATCGGATGATGAACGTTTATTTTCAAAGTCTGCACCATTGTTGGCTGCTGCCAGTGAACTTGCATATCATACGGTTCATTGCTCCGCTTTAAACGCGGAAGAATTACGAAGAGAAGACGGTTTAGAGGTTTTACTTAATGCTTATACTCGATGTGTTTCGGTTTTGAACAAATCAAGTAAATCTAACGATATCGCGGTACAAGTATGTATGCACATTACCAAATGTTTCGCTGTTGCTGGATCATTTAGTGGATGcagagataaaattatagagtTACCACAGTTGGTTAAAGATTTGTGCAGAATATTACATTTCAGA CATTTGACAAAGTTATGTTCGGTTGCTACCGAATGTGTTTCATCGCTTGCTACAGATAGCATTCTACAAATGGAACTATTTAAATCTGATGCTTTGTGGCATCTGTTGCTGTTTATGTTTAATTACGATTATACGTTAGAAGAAGGTGGCGTCGAAAGAACTCAAGATGAGAATAGACAAGAAGTTGCTAATAATTTGGCAAAATTAGCTGTTAAGGCTTGTGCCAGACTAGGTGGTTACAtgacgaaagaaaacaaaacaccTAATAATTCTATCATAGTAAATGCTTTAGAAAAACTTTTAACGCCTTATCTTGCTCGTCAGCTTAGCAAAGATAAACctgaagaaatattaaagacATTAAATTCTAATTGTTCAAACCCATATTTAATTTGGGACAATGGGACTAGAGCAGAGTTAAACGAATATCTAGAAGTTAAGCGATTAGAGAGATTGAATGGTAACGAAAATTTCGAACATGATTTCGGTAATTTTAAGTACAGTGCTCATGCTGGAGAATTAATTATTGgtgaaatatttgttaaagtaTATAATGAGCAACCAGTTTTTCCTATAGAG gaTCCAAAAAGCTTTACGATCAATTTGCTCGAGTTTCTGTCCAAATCATCGAATTATTTAGCTCCTCTTGGAAATGTTACTTTAGGCaaggaatataaagaaaaattggaaCACGTTGTAATGGCTCTAGAAGCATTAAGaaacgtaattaaaaataatcctgGTATAGAACTACAGTGTATGGGTCATTTTAAGCTATTATTTGGATTAGTTAATTGTAACAATTGCAAATTGGTGCAAAAAAGTGCGCTTGAAGTAATCAGTAACGTAACTAAAAATCAAGAATGTGTTAGTGATATCGCAGCGAACGAAGTTATAGTACATTTACTATTATGCTTGCATAGTCTAAAAGAGTATCAACTTCTTGCATTGGAAACTTTATATGCACTGATGAGTTCAACGAAGATCGTAAAAGATGCACTGGACAAAG gaGCTGTTGTTTATGTCCTTGATTTATTCTGTAATTCAAGTAATATTCAGGTACGAGAAACAGCGGCTGAATTGCTCGCCAAAATGTCTTCAGATAAACTGGCTGGACCAAAGGTGAAAATAGAGCTATCTAAATTTTTACCCAGGTTATTTAGTGAAGCTATTCGTGATTCACCTAAGCAATGTGTGCACATGTTTGAAACGAAACACGAAAATCCAGAATTAATTTGGGACGATGAATCTAAAGGACGAGTTTCAAGAATTATTGCTGAATTAAAAGATGA ATATTTCGCATTACAAAGACGCAATCCTAATGAGAAATTGAATGTACCAGAGGCTCAAAAGAATATTGATATCGCTACAAATGAACCTATAGTAGGCGGCGTATACCTCAGATTATTTATAGCTAGTCCTGCATGGGCTCTTAGAAAGcctaaagaatttttaaatgaacttATGGACACTATTCTAACACTTatgtcgaaagaaaagacTGAC CCGGAGATGTTAGAGCTTACAACACAAGCTTTGGTATGTTTATTACAAGTGCAACCGATATTAGCAGATCAAGTACCATCGTTAGGCCATATTCCACGACTATGTAAGCAAATGGCTATGCAAAACAATCAACCTTCCGTATACAAAACagcaatattaatattacatcaaTTAGCTACCAGCGAg aTTTGTATATCATCTATTTGTCAAACAGAGTGTATAAGTCCATTAAAACATGCTATGCAATCCAGACGGGATATGATAGCAATAGCATGCGAGACtttaaatagattattttcaacgaatgAAGATAGACTTATTAAACAG GCACTGGAAGCTGAAATGGTGCCATATCTCTTAAATATATTGGAAGGACGGTTAGATGTTATCGATAATCCAGCTACAACAAAAGCGCAAATAGTAAAAGCTTTGAAAGCAATGACAAAAAGTTTACTTTTAGGTGAAAAAGTTATCGCTATACTAGAAAGATCTAGTGTCTGGGCAGAATACAAAGATCAACGacatgatttatttatatccaaCGCTACCAACTCAGGCTATTTAACAGGTATGACAAGATTTTCAAATCGGTATTtatgtttaaatttaaatataaatatcgcgaatagaaaaatatatcttttcgattatttatcaGCTGGAACACCAGTATCCGCTGGTTATCTAACGGCAGGACCCAGTACGACACTTACCACAGGTCCACCGCCAGTTGACAAGGAAGATAGTTTAATTAGAAACGATAGCATCTGA